Genomic DNA from Solanum pennellii chromosome 3, SPENNV200:
TTATAGTAGGAAAAATTGAATAAGCACACAACCATGAGACCTACTTCCAAAGCATTTGTTCTCTTTGTTTTGTTTCTCATCTTTGTCTCATCAGGTAATTTACACTTACACTTCATACTACTAGAAATAAAGGTTTTTTTCACCGTAAATTAGTGaagaatttatgatttaaaatatgaattttttatcaGCTCAGTGGAAATATGAATGGTGGAAATAAGAAGAAGTGGGATCTTTCTAATTTTACCATATGAAACATTTgctaagtattttttttttccgttTCATACtgattcaatcaaaatatcAGTGAAAATAgccattaaatattttttttcagcGGGAAAATAGGGATTTTTATTAGTAGTGTAAGctgctttattttattttattttttgctaaaaatgacaataatcacttttttttttcactagcATAGAGCTTAAAATGTGtatgatattcatattattgattatctttgtttttccttttgtgTTATTTATTAGGTACTGTTGAAGGCAGCTTGGGCAATGGCCTAAACCGCATTCACAAATTTCAAAAGGTATTTGTACGataaaagtcatttttcaataaaatattttatatgaaaaaaattaattatttttaagtgtttgATTTATTATCAGAAAAATATCTTCTATAAAAACATAAGGGGAATACATTTTTTATACGACTTTACTTAACTATTAACTTCACATTACTTGTCTTAACAACATTTAGACGttatcatcaattttaaatactCATAAGTTTCATCAAGACATTATTTCGATTTgctaatatttaaaacttttatttcttttttcttttcattttgtaATATATGTcaatgtaacaaaaaaaaaagattcatatCCTTCTTTTAACCTTTAAACATATCACgtaagaaaagtaaaattaaagtgttattaaaaaggaaagagattatttttaaaaaaatagactaGAAAAGAAagtagattattttttttaaacgaagagagtatattattagaaaaatcaaaatctttgAACAATCATTTACAACTCAagtaattattaaaactttttttaaaaatagactagaaaagaaagtaaataatttttttttaaacggagggagtatattattagaaaaatcaaaatctttaGAACAATCATTTACAACTCAAGTAATTATTAAAATGTCATTTgactaattaatataattaaacttTTGTTGTAAAATTTGATCAGAGGATGAGAGAAGTACCAAGAAAGTTGATGGTGGTGGATGCAATGTTAGATTATGACTATGCAGGACCTAATCCTAGGCATGATCCCACTAGAAAGAGAGGTGGCAATCACCCTTGAAGAAACTTTGCATATCGGGGTTCGAAAGAATCAGTAGTTTTGATTCAGattctatatatttatgttaagaaatcacgcaaaatatttataaataatttattaagaaCCTAGTAAGTTGCGTTTTCTAGAATTCAGAACCCATAATTTCAATATCTTTATTCCTCCTATGAGAGTATAGAGATTTTGTTTACAATATTGTTGCCTCAGGGCATAATAAGAATTGCAAGTCTCTTGATGAGATGTTGCTTGAGTTTTGGCTTGTGCCTCTCTGTTATGTAAGCTAGATAGTATTATATGTTAGCACTATTATGTTGTTTGAGTTTtgaaatagtgaaataaataagtTGATTAGAattatttgaacattttttaCAGAGGGAGTTTTGGAGCAACGATAAAATTGTTTCTGTATAACCTATTAATTATGAGTTCGTGTA
This window encodes:
- the LOC107013773 gene encoding uncharacterized protein LOC107013773, translated to MRPTSKAFVLFVLFLIFVSSGTVEGSLGNGLNRIHKFQKRMREVPRKLMVVDAMLDYDYAGPNPRHDPTRKRGGNHP